A single genomic interval of Saccharothrix saharensis harbors:
- a CDS encoding alpha-hydroxy acid oxidase, giving the protein MNTGLAELREKARAVLDPVHYDYYAGGVGDEVVLGENEAAFRRLALLPRVLRGRATRDLTVDLPGGRLRLPVLVAPTAFHRLAHPEGEVATARAAAAAGTVLVSGVASTVAIGDVVAAARSVDATASVWFQLYPQPDEAVTACLVERAERAGCTALVVTVDSPVFGRHRRDAEHGFHDLPAGLATENMRDLPGGVRDIVMSPEVSWDHLDRLRETTSLPLWLKGVLHPRDAVLAVEHGVAGVVVSNHGGRQSDLAPAAVEALPAVVDAVAGRVPVVLDGGVRGGGDVAVALALGAAAVGVGRPVLWGLAADGAAGVGRVLDLLRDEFDHVLALCGGRDPADLTRDLVVTRGRGVSARCG; this is encoded by the coding sequence GTGAACACCGGGCTCGCCGAGCTGCGCGAGAAGGCCCGCGCGGTGCTCGACCCCGTGCACTACGACTACTACGCGGGCGGTGTCGGCGACGAAGTCGTGCTCGGGGAGAACGAGGCCGCGTTCCGCCGCCTGGCCCTGCTGCCGCGGGTGTTGCGCGGCCGGGCGACCCGGGACCTGACCGTCGACCTGCCCGGCGGCCGGCTGCGCCTGCCGGTGCTGGTCGCGCCGACCGCGTTCCACCGGCTGGCCCACCCGGAGGGCGAGGTGGCCACGGCGCGTGCCGCCGCGGCGGCGGGGACGGTGCTCGTGTCGGGAGTGGCGTCGACGGTGGCGATCGGTGACGTGGTCGCGGCGGCGCGGTCGGTGGACGCGACCGCGTCGGTGTGGTTCCAGCTCTACCCGCAGCCCGACGAGGCCGTGACCGCGTGCCTGGTCGAACGGGCCGAACGCGCGGGCTGCACGGCGCTGGTCGTCACGGTGGACTCGCCGGTGTTCGGCCGGCACCGCCGCGACGCCGAGCACGGCTTCCACGACCTGCCGGCGGGGCTCGCGACGGAGAACATGCGGGACCTCCCCGGCGGCGTGCGGGACATCGTGATGTCACCGGAGGTGTCGTGGGACCACCTGGACCGGCTGCGGGAGACGACGTCGCTGCCGTTGTGGCTCAAGGGGGTGCTCCACCCGCGTGACGCGGTGCTGGCGGTGGAGCACGGGGTCGCCGGAGTCGTGGTGTCCAACCACGGCGGCCGCCAGTCCGACCTCGCGCCCGCCGCGGTGGAGGCGCTGCCCGCGGTGGTCGACGCGGTCGCGGGCCGGGTGCCGGTGGTCCTGGACGGGGGTGTGCGCGGCGGCGGTGACGTCGCCGTGGCGCTCGCGCTCGGCGCGGCGGCCGTCGGCGTCGGCCGGCCCGTGCTGTGGGGGTTGGCCGCGGACGGTGCCGCGGGGGTGGGCCGCGTGCTCGACCTGCTGCGGGACGAGTTCGACCACGTGCTCGCGCTGTGCGGCGGCCGTGACCCGGCCGACCTCACCCGCGACCTCGTCGTCACGCGCGGGAGGGGGGTGTCCGCGCGGTGTGGCTGA